In Larimichthys crocea isolate SSNF chromosome VI, L_crocea_2.0, whole genome shotgun sequence, one genomic interval encodes:
- the LOC104936998 gene encoding keratin, type II cytoskeletal 8, whose translation MSYTRKAMSVQSSGSTRRTFGGPSSYSVKRTTISGVGSGPASGGFSYGMSSMGGGSSFSGGFSSGSQGYIAPPITAVQVNQSLLAPLNLEIDPTIQAVRTQEKDQIKTLNNRFASFIDKVRFLEQQNKMLETKWSLLQDQTTTRSNIDGMFEAYIANLRRQLDGLGNEKVKLEGELRNMQGMVEDFKRKYEDEINKRAAAENEFVLLKKDVDAAYMNKVELEARVDALQDEINFLRAVYEAELRELQGQIKDTSVIVEMDNSRNLDMDSIVAEVRAQYEDIANRSKAEAETWYKQKYEEMQSSAGQYGDDLRTTKAEIAELNRMIARLQNEIEAVKSQRASLEAQIAEAEERGELAVKDAKLRIKDLEDALQRAKQDMARQVREYQELMNVKLALDIEIATYRKLLEGEETRLASGGSNATIHVQQSSGGGLQSSAGFGYGGSSGYSSGSYSSGGYGGGYGGGSTITKSSVQSVRRAY comes from the exons ATGTCTTACACAAGAAAAGCAATGTCCGTCCAGAGTTCTGGCAGCACCAGGAGGACCTTTGGAGGGCCAAGCAGCTACTCTGTAAAAAGAACCACCATCAGTGGTGTTGGCTCTGGTCCTGCTTCTGGTGGTTTTAGCTATGGAATGTCTTCAATGGGTGGTGGGTCCAGCTTCAGTGGTGGCTTCTCTTCTGGAAGCCAAGGCTACATCGCTCCACCGATCACAGCTGTCCAAGTCAACCAGAGCCTGCTGGCCCCTCTGAACCTGGAAATTGACCCCACCATCCAGGCCGTCCGCACCCAGGAGAAGGATCAGATCAAGACCCTCAACAACCGCTTCGCCTCTTTCATTGACAAG GTTCGTTTCCTGGAGCAGCAGAACAAGATGCTGGAGACCAAATGGAGCCTCCTGCAGGACCAGACCACCACCCGCTCCAACATCGATGGCATGTTCGAGGCCTACATTGCCAACCTGCGCAGACAGCTCGATGGGCTGGGCAATGAGAAGGTCAAGCTGGAGGGAGAGCTGAGGAACATGCAGGGCATGGTTGAGGACTTCAAGAGGAA GTACGAGGATGAAATCAACAAACGTGCAGCTGCAGAGAATGAGTTTGTGCTCCTGAAGAAG gaTGTCGATGCTGCCTACATGAACAAGGTGGAGCTGGAAGCCAGAGTTGATGCTCTTCAGGATGAGATCAACTTCCTCAGGGCCGTCTATGAGGCT GAGCTTCGTGAGCTGCAGGGCCAGATCAAGGACACCTCCGTCATTGTGGAGATGGACAACAGCCGTAACCTGGACATGGACTCTATTGTGGCTGAAGTGCGCGCTCAGTATGAGGACATTGCCAACCGCAGCAAGGCTGAGGCAGAGACCTGGTACAAACAGAAG TATGAGGAGATGCAGTCCTCTGCTGGACAGTATGGTGATGACCTGCGCACAACCAAGGCTGAGATTGCTGAGCTGAACCGCATGATCGCCCGTCTTCAGAATGAGATTGAGGCTGTCAAGTCACAG AGGGCCAGCCTTGAGGCTCAGATCGCAGAGGCTGAGGAGCGTGGTGAGCTGGCAGTGAAGGATGCCAAGCTCCGCATCAAGGATCTGGAGGATGCTCTGCAGAGAGCCAAGCAGGACATGGCCCGCCAGGTGCGCGAATACCAGGAGCTGATGAATGTCAAGCTGGCCCTGGACATCGAAATTGCCACATACAGGAAACTgctggaaggagaggagacCAG ACTCGCCAGCGGAGGCTCCAATGCAACCATCCATGTGCAGCAGAGCAGCGGAGGTG gaTTGCAGTCCAGCGCTGGATTTGGCTATGGTGGAAGCAGCGGCTACAGTAGCGGCAGCTACAGTAGCGGCGGCTATGGTGGTGGTTATGGCGGCGGTTCTACTATCACCAAGTCCTCAGTCCAGTCAGTCAGGAGAGCCTATTAA